In Rhizobium gallicum bv. gallicum R602sp, the following proteins share a genomic window:
- a CDS encoding FAD/NAD(P)-binding protein, with product MTVQGLFASKSKTTARVSAVPRIAIVGRGFSGMMSAIALMKTVRTPFHLQLFDPNSSVSGGQALSSVRASTILNTRVRDLSVSLGDADDFNDWLCSNAEFRAAVRAAIPGFRQIFVPKALFSDYVYQRFSEALAARKDITVQVCHEPVVAIRRSHANRFLLESAHPANPLFETVVLATGYGLSDPEPEAEDRSPVRAQRLVARPHAVLLGSGIRVVDQLLQLRDSGYPGQITIVSKHGFLPQSHTPNSADPLFPAEALPQKLPEIVRFIRTACREAEEEGRSWQSVMNGLRRHARSLWRSLPADQKRQFNRHLRAIYDSHRNRLPEAMHLRLKRELAEGNTILRRGTAGRRGLSGIFFTPAGSNIEEVIYAERVFDCRCKAPDLAMPLMQSLIGSGLAVPDELSLGLAVDQRGDLCLEDGSTVDGLFAVGPLGLGSLPDIDLVPEIVTQAYAAAQKVAEQFYPRSRAV from the coding sequence ATGACGGTTCAGGGCCTTTTTGCTTCGAAGTCCAAGACGACGGCACGGGTTTCGGCTGTCCCCCGTATCGCAATCGTCGGCCGGGGTTTTTCAGGCATGATGAGCGCAATCGCCTTGATGAAAACGGTGCGGACGCCGTTCCATCTTCAGCTTTTCGATCCAAATTCCTCGGTCAGCGGGGGCCAGGCGCTGTCGTCGGTGCGCGCTTCGACGATCCTCAATACCCGCGTTCGCGACCTTTCGGTCTCGCTCGGCGATGCCGACGATTTCAACGACTGGCTCTGTAGCAACGCGGAATTCCGGGCTGCCGTGCGTGCCGCGATCCCGGGTTTCCGCCAGATTTTCGTTCCAAAGGCTCTTTTCAGCGACTACGTCTATCAGCGCTTTTCAGAAGCGCTCGCAGCCCGCAAGGATATCACCGTACAGGTCTGTCACGAGCCGGTCGTCGCAATCCGCAGAAGCCATGCAAACCGCTTTCTGCTCGAAAGCGCCCATCCAGCCAATCCGCTCTTCGAAACCGTCGTCCTGGCCACTGGCTACGGGCTTTCCGATCCCGAGCCGGAGGCGGAGGATCGGTCGCCGGTGCGGGCCCAGCGTCTCGTCGCCCGGCCGCATGCTGTTCTCCTTGGAAGCGGCATCCGCGTGGTCGACCAGTTGCTGCAACTGCGCGATAGCGGTTACCCTGGCCAGATCACGATTGTCTCGAAGCATGGTTTCCTGCCGCAGAGCCATACACCGAATTCCGCCGATCCACTTTTCCCGGCCGAGGCGTTGCCGCAAAAGCTGCCCGAGATCGTCCGCTTCATCCGCACTGCCTGCCGTGAGGCAGAAGAAGAGGGCCGTAGCTGGCAATCGGTGATGAACGGTCTGCGCAGACATGCCCGCTCTCTCTGGCGTTCGCTGCCGGCCGATCAGAAACGCCAGTTCAACCGGCATCTGCGCGCCATCTACGACAGCCACCGCAACCGCCTGCCGGAAGCGATGCATCTGCGCCTGAAACGCGAGCTTGCCGAAGGCAATACTATCCTTCGTCGAGGCACGGCCGGCCGCCGGGGGCTCAGCGGCATCTTCTTCACGCCGGCCGGATCAAATATCGAGGAAGTCATCTATGCGGAGCGTGTTTTCGACTGCCGCTGCAAGGCACCTGATCTGGCGATGCCTTTGATGCAGAGCCTGATCGGCTCCGGCCTTGCCGTGCCCGATGAGCTTTCGCTGGGGCTTGCCGTCGATCAGCGCGGCGACCTCTGCCTGGAGGACGGATCGACGGTGGATGGCCTCTTCGCCGTCGGTCCGCTCGGTCTTGGCAGTCTGCCGGATATCGATCTGGTCCCTGAAATCGTTACCCAGGCCTACGCGGCTGCGCAGAAGGTCGCAGAGCAGTTCTATCCTCGAAGCAGAGCTGTTTGA
- a CDS encoding SURF1 family protein, with the protein MPDSFPLPKERRRPSIRLAMLCSLMLLSMAGFVALGLWQVERLSWKRDLIARIDQRVHAEPAPAPTGRAVHAADDEYRRVTATGTLQNSKETLVYASTELGPGFWVMTPLSLREGQTVLINRGFVPTDRRDPQTRPSGQLSGQVTITGLMRITEPKGSLLQSNDPASGRWYSRDVAAIAAEKHVADAAEYFIDADNTPNPGGLPIGGLTRIVFANNHLVYAITWFGLALMVAGLLGFVIRSEVRTHWPWQSSG; encoded by the coding sequence ATGCCAGACAGCTTTCCCTTGCCGAAAGAACGCCGCCGACCATCAATCCGGCTGGCAATGCTGTGCAGCTTGATGCTTCTTTCGATGGCAGGTTTCGTGGCTCTCGGCCTCTGGCAGGTGGAGCGGCTGTCCTGGAAACGTGACCTCATTGCTCGGATCGATCAACGGGTCCACGCCGAGCCGGCCCCGGCCCCGACAGGAAGGGCAGTCCATGCTGCAGACGACGAATACCGCCGTGTGACGGCCACCGGCACATTGCAGAACAGCAAGGAGACGCTGGTCTATGCCTCAACCGAGCTGGGTCCAGGCTTTTGGGTGATGACACCGCTATCGCTTCGTGAGGGCCAGACGGTCTTGATCAACCGCGGCTTCGTGCCGACCGACAGGCGCGATCCGCAAACCCGGCCGTCCGGCCAACTCTCCGGTCAGGTCACGATCACAGGGCTGATGCGGATCACGGAACCGAAGGGTTCGTTGCTACAATCGAACGACCCGGCCTCGGGCCGCTGGTACTCCCGCGATGTAGCTGCAATCGCGGCGGAAAAGCACGTGGCCGACGCTGCCGAGTATTTCATCGATGCCGACAACACTCCCAATCCCGGTGGTCTGCCGATCGGCGGACTGACGCGCATCGTCTTTGCGAACAACCACCTCGTCTATGCGATCACATGGTTTGGCTTGGCGCTGATGGTGGCGGGCCTGCTGGGATTCGTGATCCGAAGCGAGGTTCGGACGCACTGGCCGTGGCAATCGTCCGGCTGA
- the cyoD gene encoding cytochrome o ubiquinol oxidase subunit IV, with protein sequence MSSQAPAHEDAHEAHHGHSHGHGAGHGSMKSYTIGFVLSVILTAIPFWLVMAGVFESPGVTAFLVMALGAIQIVVHMICFLHMNTRSEGGWTMMALIFTIVIVAIALSGSLWVMHHLNTNMMPMSPEMMKNMP encoded by the coding sequence ATGAGTTCGCAAGCACCCGCACATGAGGACGCACACGAAGCCCATCATGGCCATAGCCACGGACACGGGGCAGGCCACGGCTCGATGAAGAGCTATACGATCGGTTTCGTCCTCTCGGTCATCTTGACCGCTATTCCCTTCTGGCTTGTCATGGCCGGTGTCTTCGAGAGCCCGGGAGTGACTGCTTTTCTTGTGATGGCGCTCGGCGCTATCCAGATCGTCGTTCACATGATCTGCTTCCTGCATATGAACACCCGCTCGGAAGGCGGCTGGACGATGATGGCGCTGATCTTCACGATCGTGATCGTGGCGATCGCGCTTTCCGGCTCGCTTTGGGTCATGCATCATCTGAATACCAATATGATGCCGATGAGCCCTGAAATGATGAAGAACATGCCCTAG
- the cyoC gene encoding cytochrome o ubiquinol oxidase subunit III, whose amino-acid sequence MSNHTIDTAEKPEFYLTEEHHPEGSTNLGFWLYLMSDCLIFAVLFATYGVVGRNYAAGPSPKDLFDLPLVAVNTSMLLFSSITYGFAMLQMEKNSKSGTLMWLGVTGLFGAAFIGLELYEFIHLIHEGAGPSRSAFLSAFFTLVGTHGLHVTSGIIWMATLMVQVSMYGLMEANRRRLMCLSMFWHFLDVVWIGVFSFVYLMGVLG is encoded by the coding sequence ATGAGCAACCATACTATCGACACGGCCGAAAAGCCTGAGTTCTATCTGACCGAAGAACATCATCCCGAAGGCAGCACGAATCTCGGCTTCTGGCTCTACCTCATGAGCGACTGCCTGATCTTTGCGGTGCTGTTTGCGACCTATGGCGTTGTTGGCCGCAATTATGCGGCAGGGCCTTCGCCGAAGGACCTGTTCGATCTGCCGCTCGTGGCAGTCAACACGTCGATGCTGCTCTTTTCTTCCATCACCTACGGCTTCGCCATGCTCCAGATGGAAAAGAATAGCAAATCGGGCACGCTGATGTGGCTGGGGGTGACCGGCCTGTTCGGCGCGGCGTTCATCGGGCTTGAACTTTATGAGTTCATTCATTTGATCCACGAGGGTGCAGGTCCATCGCGCAGCGCTTTCCTTTCGGCCTTCTTTACGCTGGTTGGAACCCATGGGCTGCACGTCACGTCCGGCATCATCTGGATGGCAACGCTGATGGTGCAGGTTTCGATGTATGGCCTGATGGAGGCCAACCGGCGCCGCCTCATGTGCCTCTCGATGTTCTGGCACTTCCTCGACGTCGTCTGGATCGGCGTCTTTTCCTTCGTCTACCTGATGGGAGTTCTCGGATGA
- the cyoB gene encoding cytochrome o ubiquinol oxidase subunit I yields the protein MFSNPDLLKFIFGRLTLEAIPYHEPILVATFIGVVIGGLAVVGLITYYRFWGPLWRDWITSVDHKKIGIMYVILAVIMLLRGFSDAIMMRIQQAIAFNGSEGYLPPHHYDQVFTAHGVIMIFFVAMPFVTGLMNFVVPMQIGARDVSFPFLNNFSFWMTTAGAIIIMLSLFIGEFARTGWLAYPPLSGADYSPGVGVDYYIWGLQVAGVGTTLSGINLIATIVKMRAPGMTMMKLPVFTWTSLCTNVLIVATFPILTATLALLSLDRYAGMNFFTNDLGGNPMMYVNLIWIWGHPEVYILVLPAFGIFSEVVATFCGKRLFGYASMVYATVVITILSYIVWLHHFFTMGSGASVNSFFGITTMIISIPTGAKMFNWLFTMYRGRIRYEVPMLWTVGFMVTFVIGGMTGVLLAVPPADFVLHNSLFLIAHFHNVIIGGVLFGLLAGVNYWFPKAFGFKLDPFWGKMSFWFWLTGFYFAFMPLYVLGLMGVTRRVSQFEDPSLQIWFIIAAFGAFLIALGILSFLVQLVVSFMRREELADHTGDPWDARTLEWSTSSPPPDYNFAFTPVVHDHDSWYDMKNRGYERPLEGFKPIHMPKNTGTGAILSAISVALAFGLIWYMWWLVVASAAALLVVTIVHTFNYRRDFYIPAEEVSKTEGKRTELLATQV from the coding sequence ATGTTTTCCAATCCTGACCTCCTGAAGTTCATCTTCGGCCGGTTGACCCTTGAGGCGATCCCCTACCACGAGCCGATCCTCGTCGCGACCTTCATAGGCGTGGTCATCGGCGGTCTCGCCGTGGTCGGCCTCATTACCTATTATAGATTTTGGGGCCCGTTGTGGCGCGACTGGATCACCAGCGTCGATCACAAGAAAATCGGGATCATGTACGTGATCCTCGCCGTCATCATGCTGCTGCGCGGCTTCTCGGACGCGATCATGATGCGGATCCAGCAAGCGATCGCCTTCAACGGATCGGAAGGCTATCTGCCGCCGCACCACTACGACCAGGTCTTTACCGCCCACGGCGTTATCATGATCTTCTTTGTGGCCATGCCCTTCGTCACGGGCCTCATGAACTTCGTGGTACCGATGCAGATCGGTGCTCGTGACGTCTCCTTTCCCTTTCTCAACAACTTCTCCTTCTGGATGACGACGGCCGGCGCCATCATCATCATGCTGTCGCTCTTCATCGGCGAGTTCGCGCGCACCGGCTGGCTTGCCTATCCACCGCTTTCCGGCGCCGACTACAGTCCGGGGGTCGGCGTCGACTACTACATCTGGGGCCTGCAGGTTGCAGGTGTTGGGACGACACTGTCGGGCATCAACCTGATCGCCACCATCGTCAAGATGCGCGCGCCTGGCATGACCATGATGAAGCTGCCCGTCTTCACCTGGACCTCGCTTTGCACCAACGTCTTGATCGTCGCCACCTTTCCGATCCTGACGGCGACGCTTGCGCTGCTGTCGCTCGACCGCTACGCCGGCATGAACTTCTTCACCAACGACCTCGGCGGCAATCCGATGATGTATGTCAACCTCATCTGGATCTGGGGCCATCCGGAGGTCTATATCCTCGTTCTGCCGGCCTTCGGCATCTTCTCGGAAGTGGTCGCGACCTTCTGCGGCAAGCGCCTGTTCGGCTACGCCTCGATGGTCTATGCGACAGTGGTCATCACCATTCTTTCCTACATCGTCTGGCTCCATCACTTCTTCACCATGGGTTCCGGCGCCAGCGTCAACTCCTTCTTCGGAATCACGACCATGATCATCTCGATCCCCACGGGAGCGAAGATGTTCAACTGGCTCTTCACCATGTATCGCGGCCGCATCCGTTATGAAGTGCCGATGCTTTGGACCGTCGGCTTCATGGTGACCTTCGTCATCGGCGGAATGACCGGGGTGCTGCTTGCCGTTCCGCCTGCAGACTTCGTGCTGCACAACTCGCTGTTTTTGATCGCCCATTTCCACAATGTAATCATCGGTGGCGTGCTGTTCGGCCTGCTTGCAGGCGTCAACTACTGGTTCCCGAAGGCCTTCGGCTTCAAGCTCGATCCTTTCTGGGGAAAGATGAGCTTCTGGTTCTGGCTGACCGGCTTCTATTTCGCCTTCATGCCGCTCTACGTGCTCGGCCTGATGGGCGTCACCCGCCGCGTGTCGCAGTTCGAGGACCCGTCGCTGCAGATCTGGTTCATCATCGCAGCCTTCGGTGCTTTCCTGATCGCGCTCGGCATATTGTCGTTCCTCGTCCAGCTTGTCGTCAGTTTCATGAGACGCGAGGAACTTGCCGACCATACAGGCGATCCATGGGATGCCCGCACGCTTGAGTGGTCGACGTCGTCGCCGCCGCCCGACTACAACTTCGCCTTCACCCCTGTGGTGCACGACCATGACAGTTGGTACGACATGAAGAACCGCGGTTACGAACGCCCCCTCGAAGGCTTCAAGCCGATCCACATGCCGAAGAACACCGGCACCGGGGCAATCCTTTCCGCCATCAGCGTGGCACTTGCCTTCGGACTGATCTGGTACATGTGGTGGCTCGTCGTGGCCTCCGCCGCGGCGCTGCTCGTCGTCACCATCGTCCATACCTTCAACTATAGGCGCGACTTCTATATCCCGGCCGAAGAAGTCAGCAAAACGGAAGGCAAGAGGACCGAATTGCTTGCGACACAGGTGTAA
- the cyoA gene encoding ubiquinol oxidase subunit II, producing MQKLMKFSRLLSMLPLFMLAGCNLVVMSPSGDIANQQADLILVSTFLMLLIIVPVLFLTLFFAWRYRRSNTAATYDPEWHHSTRLEVVIWSAPLAIIIALGAITWISTHKLDPYRALDRLDAERAIPAGAKPLNVEVVALDWKWLFFYPDLGIATVNELAAPVDVPINFKITASSVMNSFYIPALAGQIYAMPGMQTKLHAVINKQGEYEGFSANYSGDGFSHMRFKFHGLNQQGFDDWIARVKAQGTALNRDAYLKLERPSEREPVRYYASAEAGLFEAILNMCATPGKMCMNEMMHIDMMGGAGKESAENRERLEYDNRHAEQGERTNAPTFPATGTPARSGQEPEGTDSNTRQPDAQPQQGGQTMPGMPHDGHSMPGMDHGSGSPAQPGSNH from the coding sequence GTGCAAAAACTGATGAAGTTTTCCCGCCTTCTATCCATGTTGCCGCTATTCATGCTGGCAGGGTGCAATCTGGTGGTGATGTCGCCGTCGGGCGATATCGCCAATCAACAGGCAGACCTAATTCTGGTCTCGACCTTCTTGATGCTTTTGATCATCGTGCCGGTCTTGTTCCTCACGCTGTTCTTCGCCTGGCGATACAGGCGCTCGAACACAGCGGCGACCTATGATCCGGAATGGCATCACTCCACCCGTCTTGAAGTCGTGATCTGGTCAGCGCCGCTTGCCATCATCATTGCGCTCGGCGCCATCACTTGGATCAGCACACACAAGCTCGACCCCTACCGCGCGCTTGACCGGCTGGATGCAGAACGCGCGATTCCTGCTGGTGCGAAGCCGCTCAACGTCGAAGTCGTGGCGCTCGATTGGAAATGGCTGTTCTTTTATCCTGACCTCGGCATTGCGACCGTCAACGAACTGGCAGCCCCGGTCGACGTTCCGATCAATTTCAAGATCACCGCGTCTTCGGTGATGAACTCCTTTTACATTCCGGCGCTCGCCGGCCAGATCTACGCCATGCCCGGCATGCAGACGAAGTTGCACGCCGTCATCAACAAGCAAGGCGAGTACGAAGGCTTTTCTGCCAATTACAGCGGCGACGGCTTCTCGCACATGCGCTTCAAGTTTCACGGTCTAAACCAGCAGGGCTTCGACGATTGGATCGCCCGTGTCAAAGCGCAAGGTACGGCGCTTAACCGCGATGCCTACCTGAAACTCGAAAGGCCGAGCGAACGAGAGCCCGTGCGCTACTACGCCAGCGCCGAGGCCGGCCTCTTCGAGGCCATCCTCAACATGTGCGCGACACCCGGTAAGATGTGCATGAACGAGATGATGCACATCGACATGATGGGCGGCGCAGGCAAGGAGAGCGCCGAAAACCGGGAGCGGCTTGAATATGACAACCGCCATGCCGAACAGGGCGAGCGCACCAATGCCCCGACCTTCCCTGCAACCGGCACGCCGGCACGCAGCGGGCAAGAGCCCGAGGGCACCGACAGCAACACCCGGCAGCCTGACGCCCAGCCGCAGCAGGGCGGGCAGACCATGCCCGGGATGCCGCATGACGGTCATTCCATGCCCGGCATGGATCACGGCAGCGGCAGTCCGGCTCAACCGGGCAGCAACCATTAA
- a CDS encoding MFS transporter, with protein MAETQVHYGPSSRTLEHDARRIHDDKPVSPGSIAIGVVIGRMSEFFDFFVYGLASVLVFPQLVFPFAPDRLTATLYSFAIFSLAFLARPVGSVVFMTIDRLYGRGTKLTIALFLLGGSTASIAFLPGYNVIGYWSIALLALFRLGQGFALGGAWDGLASLLALNAPERHRGWYAMIPQLGAPIGFALASTLFGFFIANLSNDDFLSWGWRYPFFVAFAINVVALFARLRLVMTKEFGTLLEQHELEAAPIVDVLRIHGRDILIGAFVPLASFAMFHLVTIFPLGWMSLYGSQPLGTFMVVQIIGAAVGIVAIIASGLIADRIGRRGQLAVCAVLIAIFSFIGPMLIAAGDTGQDAFVIIGFGVLGLSFGQATGSISSRFGRGYRYTGAAFTSDLAWLVGAGFAPLVALGLSSRFGLPFVGYYLLSGAICTLAALAFSKALEQRE; from the coding sequence ATGGCTGAAACACAGGTACACTACGGACCGTCATCGCGCACGCTGGAACACGACGCACGTAGAATTCACGATGACAAGCCGGTCTCGCCGGGCAGCATCGCGATCGGTGTCGTCATCGGACGCATGTCGGAATTTTTCGATTTCTTCGTTTACGGCCTGGCCTCGGTTCTCGTCTTTCCGCAGCTTGTCTTTCCCTTCGCGCCGGACCGGCTGACGGCGACGCTTTATTCTTTCGCGATCTTTTCGCTGGCGTTCCTTGCCCGCCCTGTCGGCTCCGTTGTGTTCATGACCATCGACCGGCTCTACGGCCGCGGCACAAAGCTGACGATTGCCCTCTTCCTGCTCGGTGGCTCGACGGCCTCGATTGCCTTCCTGCCCGGCTACAACGTCATCGGCTACTGGTCGATCGCCTTGCTTGCGCTTTTCCGCCTTGGACAAGGCTTTGCCCTCGGAGGCGCATGGGACGGGCTTGCTTCGTTGCTGGCGCTGAATGCGCCGGAGCGGCACCGCGGCTGGTATGCGATGATCCCGCAGCTTGGTGCGCCGATCGGTTTTGCGTTGGCGAGCACTCTGTTCGGCTTCTTCATCGCCAATCTTTCAAACGATGATTTCCTCTCCTGGGGCTGGCGCTACCCGTTCTTCGTCGCGTTCGCCATTAACGTCGTGGCCCTCTTTGCTCGCCTGCGTCTCGTCATGACGAAAGAATTCGGCACGCTTCTGGAGCAGCATGAACTGGAAGCGGCGCCAATTGTCGATGTCCTTCGCATCCACGGTCGCGATATCCTGATCGGCGCCTTCGTCCCTCTCGCAAGCTTTGCAATGTTCCATCTCGTCACCATTTTTCCGCTTGGTTGGATGAGCCTTTACGGCAGCCAACCGCTCGGCACTTTCATGGTTGTGCAGATCATCGGCGCCGCGGTCGGCATCGTCGCCATCATCGCCTCTGGCCTGATCGCCGATCGCATCGGCCGCCGAGGTCAGCTTGCCGTCTGTGCCGTGCTGATCGCGATCTTCTCCTTTATCGGCCCGATGCTCATTGCCGCCGGTGACACCGGCCAGGACGCTTTCGTCATCATCGGCTTCGGCGTGCTTGGCCTTTCGTTCGGTCAGGCTACCGGTTCGATCTCTTCGCGGTTCGGCCGCGGCTATCGCTATACGGGCGCAGCCTTCACGTCGGATCTCGCCTGGTTGGTGGGTGCGGGTTTTGCGCCGCTCGTTGCACTTGGTCTGTCCAGCCGCTTTGGCCTGCCTTTTGTCGGCTATTACCTGCTTTCGGGCGCCATCTGCACGCTTGCCGCACTTGCTTTCAGCAAGGCGCTGGAGCAGCGCGAGTAG
- a CDS encoding cyclic nucleotide-binding domain-containing protein — MLLRDEVEMLRRVPIFARIAPAKLKLLAFTSDRMSYKAGQDLFHQGDPGDAAYVVLSGTADILVNSPAGDIKVADVEVNSIVGEIAILCDVSRTATVRATSPLEVLRISKEHFLKLLSDFPEIAVEIMRVLADRLNHTTAELTAARAAKQPQAALQ; from the coding sequence ATGCTGTTGAGAGATGAAGTCGAAATGCTGCGGCGGGTGCCGATCTTCGCAAGGATCGCCCCGGCGAAACTCAAGCTTTTGGCCTTCACCTCCGATCGGATGAGCTACAAGGCCGGTCAGGATCTCTTCCACCAGGGCGATCCGGGCGACGCGGCCTATGTGGTGCTTTCCGGCACAGCCGATATTCTCGTGAATTCGCCTGCAGGCGACATAAAAGTCGCCGACGTCGAGGTTAATTCCATCGTCGGCGAAATTGCCATCCTCTGTGACGTGTCGCGCACCGCGACTGTCCGTGCTACCTCTCCACTGGAAGTGCTGCGCATCAGCAAAGAGCATTTCCTGAAGCTTCTCAGCGATTTTCCCGAAATTGCCGTCGAGATCATGCGCGTCCTTGCCGACCGCCTGAACCATACGACGGCGGAATTGACGGCCGCACGCGCTGCAAAGCAGCCGCAGGCGGCGCTTCAGTAA